One stretch of Lucilia cuprina isolate Lc7/37 chromosome 6, ASM2204524v1, whole genome shotgun sequence DNA includes these proteins:
- the LOC111679770 gene encoding mediator of RNA polymerase II transcription subunit 15 isoform X2 translates to MLRKFLKPTVIASILILLTILTTITKATAVTTSTTSIATPTTTITPIPSPPPPTTTATATPSTNISATVFPLTKTSVVNKFLNNAAEETTTSLLPLQPPLNVTSTTLASFILNQKHQQQQRQRKQQQLLYLQQQRQHRQVQDVEEITQEEQHEQQQQQQQQHLLNDNVNDNKEIIKKNLDSSFVTVTSPVDVITPEPSSTHAYIPFDLDYNDPTEEKALKETTARQSTINEVLTNLFPKGFSDIFRFSYAGEQEAPSTTTTTSTTAAPIKVVKSTPTPFKPMPSTKTKKKEKAELPSNGTFITVSTTVTREIRREISPGHTEIVVEKIITDPGSIRSSEEFRDGSNSINAPEDDNQIAETQDVIHQVVQAPPAESTNYHVTPNHQYNVRIIHDNTLKNAQDNELAHPTLRNFPSYQTFVEQSKHLQNSLNEAPSRTFLKNFQNPILSQNVHSAAVNKGSFHYEQPPTQSHIQTVLPAAQLQYAQYQNHHQQLPQAEALQQAPSQAAQYQQQHQLHTQITASQHASDKDIYQIDSDQQQQLEHATEANIVFVTINTPIAHTIQQTPKLVQTYSQEPQILPPQPMKSPHEFVADAMAHNNHEAQQLVVDHQAQQTENNPKPSNTGYTYVEVQKSINIHNKLITEKDGRLIEQHETIYPPEQKYTHHIDQQQEPVQPQPSPDYVSLSQNPIHVEQEEEQYESAASIKDEQHTLNPSQDLSDFDTIQQSNLVQETHIIETPQHDQQVQTEQVQYEQQHAQEQNNHEQYDQHYAQEQQVQYQQPANDHNAQYEQYHVHEQQVQYQQSDNPQQQQVQYQQIDNNHQAEEGGHHHIEEEEEGDHKIVEEQQLNDEIQSQPANVAYEQTVQIPYALPETQPYQRPQIIEKHIPVPYGVPEPVGIPVHIEHYIDRPFPVETIVEKPVPYPVEKVVEKFVEKHVPIEVEKIVEKPVEVIVKKYIDRPVAIPIKIPVALHLPASPHGPPFGHYPPTFAGVSLDHASTWPQTVNGGSFSRIPQSVVKAYYAKMLKKLVPQMQQAYKNTHATKAVPKITPKPFVKQTYKISDILYDLKPPPPRPKGVSSNWDVGARYQYDYNTLPLDLSASSSIAVGKHMERPGQGYKNNFDEFQRWRNGHSLKRSPDFGRNLHVEYGFKPPLVPSVEIDDKGVPKRKEE, encoded by the exons ATGTTACGAAAATTTCTAAAACCAACTGTTATTGCcagtattttaatattactaaCCATCTTAACAACCATAACGAAGGCAACAGCTGTGACGACATCTACAACATCTAtagcaacaccaacaacaacaataacaccaATACCATCTCCACCGCCGCCAACAACTACCGCAACAGCCACTCCATCAACAAATATTTCAGCAACAGTTTTTCCGTTAACAAAAACATCAGTTGTcaacaaattcttaaataatgCAGCCgaagaaacaacaacatcattgtTGCCCTTACAGCCACCTTTAAATGTGACATCAACAACTTTGgcaagttttatattaaaccaaaaacatcaacaacaacagcgtcAAAGGAAACAACAGCAATTGTTGTATTTACAGCAACAACGTCAACATCGACAGGTACAAGATGTTGAGGAAATAACGCAAGAAGAACAACAcgaacagcagcaacaacaacaacaacaacatttattaaACGACAATGTAAATGACaacaaagaaattataaaaaag AATTTGGACTCTTCTTTTGTTACCGTTACTTCACCAGTTGATGTCATAACACCGGAACCTAGTTCCACACATGCTTATATACCTTTCGATTTGGACTATAATGATCCTACCGAGGAAAAAGCTCTTAAAGAAACCACTGCTCGTCAATCTACCATTAATGAGGTTTTGACGAATCTTTTCCCTAAAGGCTTTTCGGATATATTTAGATTTAGCTATGCTGGCGAACAGGAAGCGCCTAGTACCACCACTACTACTTCTACAACCGCTGCACCCATTAAAGTAGTCAAATCTACACCAACACCCTTTAAGCCCATGCCCTCTACCAAAACTAAGAAAAAGGAAAAGGCAGAATTACCAAGTAATGGCACTTTTATAACTGTATCGACAACGGTGACTAGAGAAATAAGACGAGAAATAAGTCCTGGTCATACCGAAATCGTAGTGGAGAAAATTATTACCGATCCTGGTTCCATAAGATCAAGTGAAGAGTTTAGAGATGGCAGTAATTCTATAA ATGCTCCAGAAGATGATAATCAAATAGCTGAAACACAAGATGTGATACATCAAGTTGTACAAGCTCCACCGGCGGAAAGCACAAATTATCATGTTACGCCCAATCATCAATACAATGTACGCATTATACATGACAATACTTTAAAGAATGCTCAAGATAATGAACTGGCTCATCCTACACTAAGGAATTTTCCTTCTTATCAAACATTTGTAGAGCAAAGTAAACATTTGCAAAACTCTTTAAATGAAGCACCATCAAGGacatttttgaagaattttcaaaatcccaTACTATCGCAAAATGTTCATTCAGCTGCAGTAAATAAAGGCAGTTTTCATTATGAACAACCGCCAACACAATCTCATATACAAACTGTGTTGCCGGCAGCCCAGTTGCAGTATGCTCAATATCAGAATCATCATCAGCAGCTGCCACAAGCAGAAGCTTTACAGCAGGCGCCATCACAAGCCGCACAATATCAGCAACAACATCAGCTGCATACTCAGATAACAGCTAGCCAACATGCCAGCGATAAAGATATTTATCAAATTGACTCCGATCAACAGCAACAATTGGAACATGCCACAGAAGCTAATATTGTATTTGTCACCATTAACACTCCTATTGCTCACACCATACAGCAGACACCTAAACTAGTGCAAACATACTCTCAAGAGCCACAAATTTTACCACCACAACCCATGAAATCTCCTCATGAATTTGTAGCCGATGCCATGGCCCATAATAACCATGAAGCTCAACAGTTGGTGGTGGATCATCAGGCTCAACAAACGGAAAATAATCCTAAACCCAGTAATACAGGCTATACTTATGTGGAAGTACAAAAATCCattaatatacataataaattGATTACCGAGAAAGATGGACGTTTGATAGAACAACATGAGACCATTTATCCGCCGGAACAGAAATACACGCACCATATTGACCAACAACAGGAGCCAGTACAACCACAACCTTCTCCAGATTATGTGTCGCTTTCACAAAATCCTATACATGTTGAACAAGAAGAAGAACAATACGAATCAGCTGCTTCGATTAAAGATGAACAACATACACTGAACCCTTCACAAGATTTATCCGATTTTGACACTATACAACAATCAAATCTTGTACAAGAAACACATATTATAGAGACACCACAACATGATCAACAAGTGCAAACCGAACAGGTTCAGTATGAACAACAACATGCTCAAGAGCAAAATAATCACGAACAATATGATCAACATTATGCTCAAGAACAGCAAGTACAATATCAACAACCAGCAAATGATCATAATGCACAGTATGAGCAATATCATGTTCATGAACAGCAAGTACAATATCAACAATCTGATAATCCTCAACAGCAACAAGTACAATATCAGCAAATTGATAATAATCATCAAGCAGAAGAGGGGGGACATCATCATATTGAAGAGGAGGAGGaaggtgatcacaaaatagTCGAAGAACAACAACTTAACGATGAGATACAATCTCAGCCAGCTAATGTAGCTTACGAACAAACTGTACAAATACCTTACGCTTTACCCGAAACACAGCCCTATCAACGACCACAAATTATAGAGAAACATATTCCTGTACCTTATGGAGTACCAGAACCGGTGGGTATACCAGTTCATATAGAACATTACATAGATCGACCTTTTCCAGTAGAAACCATAGTGGAGAAACCTGTTCCATATCCCGTAGAAAAGGTAGTGGAAAAATTTGTGGAGAAACATGTACCCATAGAAGTGGAAAAAATCGTAGAGAAACCGGTGGAAGTAATTGTCAAGAAATATATAGATCGTCCCGTAGCTATACCCATCAAAATACCAGTAGCTTTACATTTACCTGCCTCTCCCCATGGGCCACCTTTTGGTCATTATCCTCCCACTTTTGCTGGTGTTAGTTTGGATCATGCCTCAACTTGGCCGCAAACTGTTAATGGCGGCAGCTTTAGTCGTATACCACAAAGTGTGGTTAAAGCTTATTAtgcaaaaatgttgaaaaaactaGTGCCCCAAATGCAACAGGCCTACAAGAATACACATGCCACCAAAGCTGTGCCGAAAATTACACCCAAACCTTTTGTCAAGCAAACTTATAAAATATCCGATATATTATATGATCTTAAACCACCACCGCCACGCCCTAAAGGTGTTTCCTCAAATTGGGATGTGGGAGCACGTTATCAATATGATTACAATACTTTGCCCCTGGACTTGTCAGCTTCCTCGTCTATAGCAGTAGGCAAACATATGGAAAGACCGGGTcagggttataaaaataactttgatGAATTTCAAAGATGGCGTAATGGTCATAGCCTAAAGAGATCACCAGATTTTGGTAGAAATTTACATGTGGAATATGGTTTTAAACCACCTCTAGTGCCCTCTGTAGAAATTGATGATAAGGGTGTGCCCAAAAGAAAAGAGGAATAG
- the LOC111679770 gene encoding myb-like protein P isoform X1 gives MLRKFLKPTVIASILILLTILTTITKATAVTTSTTSIATPTTTITPIPSPPPPTTTATATPSTNISATVFPLTKTSVVNKFLNNAAEETTTSLLPLQPPLNVTSTTLASFILNQKHQQQQRQRKQQQLLYLQQQRQHRQVQDVEEITQEEQHEQQQQQQQQHLLNDNVNDNKEIIKKNLDSSFVTVTSPVDVITPEPSSTHAYIPFDLDYNDPTEEKALKETTARQSTINEVLTNLFPKGFSDIFRFSYAGEQEAPSTTTTTSTTAAPIKVVKSTPTPFKPMPSTKTKKKEKAELPSNGTFITVSTTVTREIRREISPGHTEIVVEKIITDPGSIRSSEEFRDGSNSISKDELLRINRAAKEASVLPSLLVNPQSHNNNNLTDSKTLTPIVILNENYNNDDFVDAPEDDNQIAETQDVIHQVVQAPPAESTNYHVTPNHQYNVRIIHDNTLKNAQDNELAHPTLRNFPSYQTFVEQSKHLQNSLNEAPSRTFLKNFQNPILSQNVHSAAVNKGSFHYEQPPTQSHIQTVLPAAQLQYAQYQNHHQQLPQAEALQQAPSQAAQYQQQHQLHTQITASQHASDKDIYQIDSDQQQQLEHATEANIVFVTINTPIAHTIQQTPKLVQTYSQEPQILPPQPMKSPHEFVADAMAHNNHEAQQLVVDHQAQQTENNPKPSNTGYTYVEVQKSINIHNKLITEKDGRLIEQHETIYPPEQKYTHHIDQQQEPVQPQPSPDYVSLSQNPIHVEQEEEQYESAASIKDEQHTLNPSQDLSDFDTIQQSNLVQETHIIETPQHDQQVQTEQVQYEQQHAQEQNNHEQYDQHYAQEQQVQYQQPANDHNAQYEQYHVHEQQVQYQQSDNPQQQQVQYQQIDNNHQAEEGGHHHIEEEEEGDHKIVEEQQLNDEIQSQPANVAYEQTVQIPYALPETQPYQRPQIIEKHIPVPYGVPEPVGIPVHIEHYIDRPFPVETIVEKPVPYPVEKVVEKFVEKHVPIEVEKIVEKPVEVIVKKYIDRPVAIPIKIPVALHLPASPHGPPFGHYPPTFAGVSLDHASTWPQTVNGGSFSRIPQSVVKAYYAKMLKKLVPQMQQAYKNTHATKAVPKITPKPFVKQTYKISDILYDLKPPPPRPKGVSSNWDVGARYQYDYNTLPLDLSASSSIAVGKHMERPGQGYKNNFDEFQRWRNGHSLKRSPDFGRNLHVEYGFKPPLVPSVEIDDKGVPKRKEE, from the exons ATGTTACGAAAATTTCTAAAACCAACTGTTATTGCcagtattttaatattactaaCCATCTTAACAACCATAACGAAGGCAACAGCTGTGACGACATCTACAACATCTAtagcaacaccaacaacaacaataacaccaATACCATCTCCACCGCCGCCAACAACTACCGCAACAGCCACTCCATCAACAAATATTTCAGCAACAGTTTTTCCGTTAACAAAAACATCAGTTGTcaacaaattcttaaataatgCAGCCgaagaaacaacaacatcattgtTGCCCTTACAGCCACCTTTAAATGTGACATCAACAACTTTGgcaagttttatattaaaccaaaaacatcaacaacaacagcgtcAAAGGAAACAACAGCAATTGTTGTATTTACAGCAACAACGTCAACATCGACAGGTACAAGATGTTGAGGAAATAACGCAAGAAGAACAACAcgaacagcagcaacaacaacaacaacaacatttattaaACGACAATGTAAATGACaacaaagaaattataaaaaag AATTTGGACTCTTCTTTTGTTACCGTTACTTCACCAGTTGATGTCATAACACCGGAACCTAGTTCCACACATGCTTATATACCTTTCGATTTGGACTATAATGATCCTACCGAGGAAAAAGCTCTTAAAGAAACCACTGCTCGTCAATCTACCATTAATGAGGTTTTGACGAATCTTTTCCCTAAAGGCTTTTCGGATATATTTAGATTTAGCTATGCTGGCGAACAGGAAGCGCCTAGTACCACCACTACTACTTCTACAACCGCTGCACCCATTAAAGTAGTCAAATCTACACCAACACCCTTTAAGCCCATGCCCTCTACCAAAACTAAGAAAAAGGAAAAGGCAGAATTACCAAGTAATGGCACTTTTATAACTGTATCGACAACGGTGACTAGAGAAATAAGACGAGAAATAAGTCCTGGTCATACCGAAATCGTAGTGGAGAAAATTATTACCGATCCTGGTTCCATAAGATCAAGTGAAGAGTTTAGAGATGGCAGTAATTCTATAAGTAAGGATGAGTTATTAAGAATTAATAGAGCTGCCAAGGAAGCTTCTGTTTTACCCAGTCTTTTAGTTAATCCTCAAAGCCATAACAATAATAATCTAACAGATTCCAAAACTCTCACACCCATTGTTATACttaatgaaaactataataatgatgattttGTAGATGCTCCAGAAGATGATAATCAAATAGCTGAAACACAAGATGTGATACATCAAGTTGTACAAGCTCCACCGGCGGAAAGCACAAATTATCATGTTACGCCCAATCATCAATACAATGTACGCATTATACATGACAATACTTTAAAGAATGCTCAAGATAATGAACTGGCTCATCCTACACTAAGGAATTTTCCTTCTTATCAAACATTTGTAGAGCAAAGTAAACATTTGCAAAACTCTTTAAATGAAGCACCATCAAGGacatttttgaagaattttcaaaatcccaTACTATCGCAAAATGTTCATTCAGCTGCAGTAAATAAAGGCAGTTTTCATTATGAACAACCGCCAACACAATCTCATATACAAACTGTGTTGCCGGCAGCCCAGTTGCAGTATGCTCAATATCAGAATCATCATCAGCAGCTGCCACAAGCAGAAGCTTTACAGCAGGCGCCATCACAAGCCGCACAATATCAGCAACAACATCAGCTGCATACTCAGATAACAGCTAGCCAACATGCCAGCGATAAAGATATTTATCAAATTGACTCCGATCAACAGCAACAATTGGAACATGCCACAGAAGCTAATATTGTATTTGTCACCATTAACACTCCTATTGCTCACACCATACAGCAGACACCTAAACTAGTGCAAACATACTCTCAAGAGCCACAAATTTTACCACCACAACCCATGAAATCTCCTCATGAATTTGTAGCCGATGCCATGGCCCATAATAACCATGAAGCTCAACAGTTGGTGGTGGATCATCAGGCTCAACAAACGGAAAATAATCCTAAACCCAGTAATACAGGCTATACTTATGTGGAAGTACAAAAATCCattaatatacataataaattGATTACCGAGAAAGATGGACGTTTGATAGAACAACATGAGACCATTTATCCGCCGGAACAGAAATACACGCACCATATTGACCAACAACAGGAGCCAGTACAACCACAACCTTCTCCAGATTATGTGTCGCTTTCACAAAATCCTATACATGTTGAACAAGAAGAAGAACAATACGAATCAGCTGCTTCGATTAAAGATGAACAACATACACTGAACCCTTCACAAGATTTATCCGATTTTGACACTATACAACAATCAAATCTTGTACAAGAAACACATATTATAGAGACACCACAACATGATCAACAAGTGCAAACCGAACAGGTTCAGTATGAACAACAACATGCTCAAGAGCAAAATAATCACGAACAATATGATCAACATTATGCTCAAGAACAGCAAGTACAATATCAACAACCAGCAAATGATCATAATGCACAGTATGAGCAATATCATGTTCATGAACAGCAAGTACAATATCAACAATCTGATAATCCTCAACAGCAACAAGTACAATATCAGCAAATTGATAATAATCATCAAGCAGAAGAGGGGGGACATCATCATATTGAAGAGGAGGAGGaaggtgatcacaaaatagTCGAAGAACAACAACTTAACGATGAGATACAATCTCAGCCAGCTAATGTAGCTTACGAACAAACTGTACAAATACCTTACGCTTTACCCGAAACACAGCCCTATCAACGACCACAAATTATAGAGAAACATATTCCTGTACCTTATGGAGTACCAGAACCGGTGGGTATACCAGTTCATATAGAACATTACATAGATCGACCTTTTCCAGTAGAAACCATAGTGGAGAAACCTGTTCCATATCCCGTAGAAAAGGTAGTGGAAAAATTTGTGGAGAAACATGTACCCATAGAAGTGGAAAAAATCGTAGAGAAACCGGTGGAAGTAATTGTCAAGAAATATATAGATCGTCCCGTAGCTATACCCATCAAAATACCAGTAGCTTTACATTTACCTGCCTCTCCCCATGGGCCACCTTTTGGTCATTATCCTCCCACTTTTGCTGGTGTTAGTTTGGATCATGCCTCAACTTGGCCGCAAACTGTTAATGGCGGCAGCTTTAGTCGTATACCACAAAGTGTGGTTAAAGCTTATTAtgcaaaaatgttgaaaaaactaGTGCCCCAAATGCAACAGGCCTACAAGAATACACATGCCACCAAAGCTGTGCCGAAAATTACACCCAAACCTTTTGTCAAGCAAACTTATAAAATATCCGATATATTATATGATCTTAAACCACCACCGCCACGCCCTAAAGGTGTTTCCTCAAATTGGGATGTGGGAGCACGTTATCAATATGATTACAATACTTTGCCCCTGGACTTGTCAGCTTCCTCGTCTATAGCAGTAGGCAAACATATGGAAAGACCGGGTcagggttataaaaataactttgatGAATTTCAAAGATGGCGTAATGGTCATAGCCTAAAGAGATCACCAGATTTTGGTAGAAATTTACATGTGGAATATGGTTTTAAACCACCTCTAGTGCCCTCTGTAGAAATTGATGATAAGGGTGTGCCCAAAAGAAAAGAGGAATAG